Genomic DNA from Danio rerio strain Tuebingen ecotype United States chromosome 5, GRCz12tu, whole genome shotgun sequence:
gggtcAAACcgggttcaaaccagcaaccttctagctgtgaggcgacagtgctaactactgacaCTCAtataaaaaagtaacaataaagtAACCAGTAACCACAACCAGAAAGTAACAATAACactattttgtttcattttcaagTCAAATTTTCCAACAGCTTTCACCAGCACAATTCCTTTTTGGTGTTAAAACTGGTGTTATTAAGCTGCCACATAAAagtcaaatatttttacataaatgatTTGCTTATCTTGAAGGTCAATGGCTTTCCTTTCCTTCACCCAGCCCACACAGtcatctgtgtgtatttgtgcagtaAGTGGATCAATGTCTCTTTATTACTCATTTGTTGACATGCACCCTCTACACCAATTGCATAATAATATAGGTCGTCTATTGGGtaatcaaaatattttatataaaataatatttgctgATTGGATAGCTGTGATGACCTTTCCATTCAGCCCTTGACCTCATCAATGTTAATGACATGTTACGgtttattttcataataaattCATATACAAAATTAAGTTACCTAATAATGGGATTAGacaaaattattacaaataaaaaaaagtacataatGTTCAGGTTAAATGCTGATGGCCTGTGATTTATTGACTGCAGATTTAAGGGATTTCTCAGaggttaataatttattttcttactaaagttaaataaaaagtaaacagaCAAAAGGTTGTTTTATAATCAAACAAACTGTAAAGAGCACAGGCTTTATAACTCGACTAGTCTAGTTTGAGAAAAGAGGAACAACAGCTGTCTGAAGAGGTAGGACATTTCTGTGCTTGAGATCTGAATTATTGtttgataaataaatgtaaatctgaTCTTTTAGATGAACCTTAGAAGACAGAAAATACAGCAGTATGATGAGTTGTTCATCGTCACTGATGCATCAAACTGTCATGAACATGTCCTCATTGTCACAAAAATGTTGCTAAACTCTGTTCAATTTCTTCTCAGAGACTTCAAGACCATGGAACAGAACGGTGTATTTTTGTGGATTTTTGGTTTTGCAATAGTTGTCTGTGGGAATCAAGAGACTTTACAACAACCTCCCATTAGCGCTAAACTCCCGTCATTGATAAACATGAACAACGATTTTGCTTTTCACCTGTACAAGAGGCTTATAGAATCGCCTGACTATCAGTCTAAAAACATCTTCTTCTCTCCGTTCAGTGTGTCTATGGCCCTTTCTGAGCTTTCTTTAGGAGCCGGTGGAGACACCAAACAGCAGCTTCTCAGTGGCATTGGCTACAACAGTGCAATCTTCAGCACTGAGGAAATGCACCAGCTGTTTCACAGTCTCCTGGAAGAAATCGGCAATAGGACAGAAGTGGACATTGATGTCGGTACTGCTCTTTATGCAAGCGACCGATTTAAGCCTCATtctaagtttctggaggacatgAAGGAGTTTTACCACTCGGATGGCTTCACTGTAGATTTTAGTGTCAAAGAAACAGTcgatcaaattaataaatatgtggAGGAAAAAACACATGGAAAAATCAGTCAAGCTGTCGATAATCTGGAAAAGGATACTTTGATGTTTCTTCtcacatacatatattttaaaggtAAGTGTGCAGCTATACACAATTGTCAAAGTATTGGAGTCCTGGAAATGGCATTAGATCTTCTTAAATAATTCCACTATTTCTTCTGAAGGAAAATGGGACAAGCCTTTTAAGCCAGAAACAACCAGCGAGAGTACATTTTATATAGATGATAAGACCACCGTTCCAGTGCAAATGATGCACCAGTATGAACATCTCAAAGTCTATTATGATGTTGAACTATTCACTAAAGTCCTCTGTCTTGACTACAACGATTCCTTCTCCATGATTCTGGCTGTCCCAGATGTTTACATGAAGCAAAAAACCATGAAAGATCTAGAGATGACAGTCTCTAGACAGCACATTGAAAAGTGGAGGAGAAGTGTATCTGAACGGTTGGTTGTCTACATCTAAACTAAAATCCAAAGTTACATCCCAATTGTTTCATTaaagtgttttaggtgtgttaATCATATGGATTACCCAGTCATCTTTAACCACAGTGACTTCTTTTTTTCCTGCAGAAAAGTTGACATCTACGTCCCCAAGCTTTCTCTGAAAACATCATACTCCCTGAAGGATATTTTGAAGGGAATGGGAATGACTGATATGTTTTCAGATAAAGCCGACTTTACAGGAGTTTCAGAGGAAAATATCTTCGTTTCAAAAGTAAAGTTTCAAATCCATCTCTATTCAAAGTCAAAAAGTCAAGTCAACAGTGATTTGCAGTGCTGAAAagatcatatacagtatataacatgATGTTTACTCTTCAATTTTAGAAATATGGGTAACACTTTCGTTTAGGTCATAATTCATGTTGTTAACAAACCAATAACTAACAATAccagcttaataaactactaatcaactctttattaatagtta
This window encodes:
- the serpina7 gene encoding serpin peptidase inhibitor, clade A (alpha-1 antiproteinase, antitrypsin), member 7 precursor yields the protein MEQNGVFLWIFGFAIVVCGNQETLQQPPISAKLPSLINMNNDFAFHLYKRLIESPDYQSKNIFFSPFSVSMALSELSLGAGGDTKQQLLSGIGYNSAIFSTEEMHQLFHSLLEEIGNRTEVDIDVGTALYASDRFKPHSKFLEDMKEFYHSDGFTVDFSVKETVDQINKYVEEKTHGKISQAVDNLEKDTLMFLLTYIYFKGKWDKPFKPETTSESTFYIDDKTTVPVQMMHQYEHLKVYYDVELFTKVLCLDYNDSFSMILAVPDVYMKQKTMKDLEMTVSRQHIEKWRRSVSERKVDIYVPKLSLKTSYSLKDILKGMGMTDMFSDKADFTGVSEENIFVSKVLHKATLDIDEQGTTAAAVTGVEIRPTSYDPLSDLKFDHPFMIFITDQTNDNILFVGKVVNPNEKL